One Panicum virgatum strain AP13 chromosome 3N, P.virgatum_v5, whole genome shotgun sequence DNA segment encodes these proteins:
- the LOC120665842 gene encoding protein SSUH2 homolog, which yields MGAEPERDGEEQRRPLLSSSSSPPPASAAAEQHQQQYQFLGRSSSSVLRGVGGGLGWGAPEVSADEIRSAASFSSSAGYLPPPPPPQAPAHHGDRVYPYPPSIHSAVLSPSPSHAPSSPHPTEGLAIVPQGPYPYGGGYQPSESIARDVLDEVEIRQLLIDHVGHRCCWGSRPARTWNITSIEDCNVYVGTLETFIEERDIVTKKEPYESGKIDGRDKGPVLGVWELDLRSEFPLLFVPEKEVMIKIPHSEVVEKCSDCEGRGGNPCPTCNAGQEHGFYKANQMTRCGACHGRGLLAHQDGSDSVCGMCNGKGMLPCIACGSRGLVTCNTCTGYGSLLAQSIAHCRWKTLSARKVSATRGAASVPEEVFHRAKGVQLCNIQAYQCTPAFFADSYPLNQFSSEVITSRLPVPPSARVISERHIISVVPVTRITMAHRKQSFNFYVVGYSRDLFIRDYPSKFCWGLCCCFEWLGK from the exons ATGGGCGCGGAGCCGgagcgcgacggcgaggagcagcgccgccccctcctctcctcctcgtcctccccccCGCCAG catcggcggcggcggagcagcaccagcagcagtaccagtTCCTCGGACGGAGCAGCTCCTCGGTGCTCCGCGGCGTTGGCGGCGGCCTGGGCTGGGGTGCCCCCGAGGTGAGCGCCGACGAGATCAGGTccgccgcctccttctcctcctccgcaggctacctgccgccgccgccgccgccgcaggccccgGCGCACCATGGCGACCGTGTCTACCCCTATCCGCCGTCCATCCACAGCGCCGTGCTCTCCCCGTCCCCGTCTCACGCCCCGTCGTCCCCGCACCCGACTG AGGGGCTGGCGATTGTTCCTCAAGGGCCGTACCCGTATGGTGGTGGTTACCAGCCTTCGGAGAGCATCGCGAG GGATGTACTTGATGAGGTGGAGATCCGACAGCTGCTCATTGATCATGTTGGGCATCGATGCTGTTGGGGAAGTCGTCCTGCCCGCACATGGAACATTACCTCCATCGAAGACTGCAATGTCTATGTTGGGACTCTGGAAACCTTCATCGAGGAAAGAGACATAGTAACAAAGAAAGAACCCTATGAGAGTGGGAAAATAGATGGAAGGGACAAGGGTCCTGTGCTTGGGGTGTGGGAACTAGATTTGAGATCGGAGTTTCCTTTGCTTTTTGTACCAGAAAAAGAAGTAATGATCAAGATTCCTCATTCAGAAGTTGTTGAGAAGTGCTCAG ATTGTGAGGGTCGTGGAGGAAACCCGTGTCCTACTTGCAATGCTGGTCAGGAGCACGGGTTTTACAAAGCAAATCAGATGACCCGCTGTGGTGCATGTCATGGCAGAGGTTTACTCGCTCACCAAGATGGATCTGATTCAGT ATGCGGAATGTGCAATGGTAAAGGAATGTTGCCCTGTATAGCATGTGGATCGCGTGGCTTGGTGACATGCAACACATGTACTGGATATGGCTCCCTTCTTGCACAGAGCATTGCTCATTGTCGATG GAAGACGCTATCAGCTAGAAAAGTTAGTGCAACTAGAGGGGCCGCCTCGGTGCCTGAAGAAGTATTCCATAGAGCCAAAGGGGTGCAACTATGCAACATACAGGCATATCAGTGCACTCCTGCTTTCTTTGCTGATTCATACCCACTTAACCAATTCTCTTCAGAAGTCATCACCAGCCGGCTGCCAGTTCCACCATCTGCGAGGGTCATCTCCGAGAGACACATCATTTCAGTTGTGCCTGTAACCCGTATTACCATGGCCCATCGCAAGCAGTCCTTTAACTTTTATGTCGTCGGCTACAGCAGGGATTTGTTTATAAGGGACTATCCTTCCAAGTTCTGCTGGGGCCTCTGCTGTTGCTTCGAGTGGCTTGGGAAATAG
- the LOC120667779 gene encoding mucin-5AC-like: MSRLPGDPHPRTRKPSTGFTSAAARLLLRHSQTEAANGESIEFFSALRKCLPDPHISGQNGETNCVTALTMFRCPDWFAQSKMKSCNDDVALAARGAAQPADVKGKARRGSSGGNTDEVLPLSSGIGKHDYDWLLTPPGTPFWSPAASFSSSGHLQVSAAVLSRLAKAGSSSHGKSNSRLDPTGLEKERPMRSRLSNCSSATLTNNVLPSGRLLSVRTASASSINTNATSNASVSSTPVRSAGSSPRTPGTARSPAATAIAHTRRRRDIARVATSYVAVQVQSGASSKTKPGAPAPTCTRAHPTRCVSSPRSTASTSRQPSSLSRRGDVAVARSRLASQSSGTGSTPQPRDAHPTSRGASGVALSSNAVKSRQVAPPVKQGGAAAASTTTQRWQHSLAPAIAAARNVRRENSLHNASPIYSASRKVNDEKTRPHRTAAAAIGSGLTRTGSRKSESTTIVKRTVNNQNEDCRRQDARHGGADAPGLRNPAHHQETRRSVTSRSRLGLMAATSTSGSISSGNQDAAPAATMAKVSRPDAFPSTRYDAMLLREDPKNLTWLRGCDEGDDGCFGGLDLVDSSLEPFDVATG; the protein is encoded by the exons ATGAGCAGGCTTCCCGGGGATCCGCACCCGAGAACAAGGAAGCCATCAACAGGCTTCACGTCGGCCGCGGCTCGTCTGCTCCTGCGCCACAGCCAGACGGAGGCGGCCAACGGTGAGAGCATCGAGTTCTTCTCCGCCCTGCGCAAGTGCCTGCCTGATCCTCACATCTCCGGTCAAAACGGTGAGACCAATTGCGTAACTGCTCTTACCATGTTCCGATGTCCTGATTGGTTTGCTCAAAGCAAAATGAAATCTTGCAACGACGACGTAGCACTAGCAGCACGAGGAGCGGCTCAACCGGCCGACGTGAAGGGAAAGGCAAGGCGGGGAAGCAGCGGCGGCAACACCGACGAGGTGCTGCCGCTGTCCTCGGGGATCGGGAAACATGACTATGATTG GCTCCTGACTCCTCCGGGGACGCCTttctggtcgccggcggcgagcttctcCTCCTCAGGCCATCTTCAGGTCTCCGCCGCGGTGCTGAGCCGGCTGGCAAAGGCTGGATCGTCGTCTCATGGGAAAAGTAATTCACGG CTAGACCCAACGGGCCTCGAGAAGGAGAGGCCGATGAGGTCGAGGCTGTCCAACTGCAGCTCCGCGACCTTGACCAACAACGTCCTGCCGTCCGGTCGCCTGTTGAGCGTCCGGACGGCGTCGGCATCGTCGATCAATACCAATGCCACAAGCAATGCCTCCGTGAGCTCCACGCCGGTGCGGTCCGCGGGGTCGAGCCCTCGCACCCCGGGCACAGCGAGGAGCCCGGCGGCGACTGCGATCGCTCAtactcgtcgccgccgcgacaTAGCACGGGTGGCAACGAGCTATGTCGCGGTCCAAGTCCAATCCGGGGCGTCGTCCAAGACCAAACCTGGGGCCCCGGCACCGACGTGCACCCGAGCACACCCGACGCGGTGTGTCTCGAGCCCACGGTCAACCGCCTCCACGTCTCGGCAACCGTCGTCGCTGTCCAGACGTGGCGACGTCGCCGTGGCACGTTCGAGGCTGGCAAGCCAGAGCAGCGGCACCGGGTCAACGCCGCAGCCGCGTGACGCGCATCCAACCAGCAGGGGCGCATCCGGCGTGGCATTGTCCAGCAACGCCGTCAAGTCGCGGCAGGTGGCGCCGCCCGTGAAGCAaggcggcgcggcagcggcgagcacgACGACCCAGAGGTGGCAGCATTCCCTGGCCCCGGCGATCGCTGCCGCTCGGAACGTGCGCAGGGAGAACTCGTTGCACAACGCTTCACCAATATACAGCGCCAGCCGAAAGGTCAATGACGAGAAGACAAGGCCACATcgtaccgccgccgccgccattggcaGCGGTCTCACGAGGACTGGCTCCAGGAAGTCTGAAAGCACCACCATAGTCAAACGCACGGTGAACAATCAGAACGAAGACTGCCGAAGGCAGGACGCCAGGCACGGTGGTGCCGATGCTCCAGGCCTCCGGAATCCGGCGCATCACCAGGAGACGAGGCGCTCGGTGACGTCAAGAAGCCGTCTCGGTCTCATGGCCGCGACCTCCACGAGCGGCTCGATCTCCAGTGGTAATCAGGATGCAGCTCCAGCAGCAACCATGGCGAAGGTCTCCAGGCCGGACGCGTTCCCGAGCACGCGGTACGACGCCATGCTGCTCCGTGAGGACCCCAAGAACCTGACGTGGCTGCGCGGCTGCGACGAAGGTGACGACGGCTGCTTTGGGGGACTAGATTTGGTCGACAGCTCGCTTGAGCCGTTTGACGTGGCGACTGGTTGA
- the LOC120665843 gene encoding uncharacterized protein LOC120665843 — translation MERRFFLQSEEGIHWRSAEGEILPSPGELVERAAGLRVIKRIFLDQLSVPYVPTIFRASNPPPEADVGVYRSDAPIPGSVAIEGQNVFHWPGTTRMFDAR, via the exons ATGGAGCGAAGGTTTTTCTTGCAATCGGAGGAGGGAATCCACTGGCGGAGTGCTGAGGGAGAAATTTTGCCTTCTCCTGGAG AGCTGGTGGAACGTGCCGCAGGGTTGAGAGTAATTAAGCGCATATTTCTGGATCAACTTAGTGTTCCGTATGTGCCCACCATCTTCCGGGCGTCGAATCCTCCTCCAGAG GCGGATGTGGGGGTATACAGGAGCGATGCTCCAATCCCGGGCTCTGTGGCCATAGAAGGCCAAAATGTTTTCCATTGGCCTGGGACTACCCGGATGTTCGATGCCCGGTAG